The segment GAAATACCCTTGCGGGTTCGTAAATCCTAATGTAGATTTAGTTTTGTTTTTCAGGTATTGCATTTAGTACTGCTTATTAACCTTACATACGGAAGAACTATTCGTTTAATAAATAGTTAAAGAGAATCTAAATTTTAGAAATGatatttaagaaattaaaaataataccaAAAAAATTAAGGCTACTAGTTTTATTTAGATCAGAAATAATATTTAAGTAACTTAATAATGATAACTCAAAAGTATAGTGTTCTCATTCAAACATAAGGGGGATTGATTGCTTTGCAATGAATGTGAAAAACTGGTAAAAAAGTGGGCAAAAAGTCAAGGAAAGAAGAAAATGGAATGGACCCAATAAACGCGTAATAAGAGAGCTCGCTGCCCAAGGAAAAGGGATTAGCCTTTGAGTTTGTCCGTGGCGAGTGGCCACCCTAATGAGCAtgtcatattttaatttttatggagTCCAACTATTGGAAGGACACCACAATTTCCGCTTACTTCCTCTTTTTATGCTTGTTCGTGTTCCcccctcttttttctttttttctttttttgtaacctaatctttaaaattaaatttacgaAATGTCATGTCAATTAGTAATGGTTGTAATTAAATTTGACGAATTGCCTGTCTAATTGCTGATTAGAATATAAATCAGATATCCCCCAACAAAGAGGGAAAAAAAACAGTTTGTTTCAGGGAGTGTATTGTGTTGGGCTGAATAAGGCCCAAACATGTAATTGCAGTTCCGCTTATGCGGGCATCCTATAGTTGCTTAGATTGTTGGGCCCATTCTTTTACAGTAAATACCTAACCACTGCGGATTGAAGGCAACACGGTAGTGACACCAAAATACCAAAAGGCCAAATCCTTTCGCCTTTCCCTTTAATCATATCGGGGATAGGTCCATGAATTGCAGCCTTAACTCAACCCACGGATTGGCCACGTTAATATATTCACTCCATTGACAAACCCATTTCTCCTACACTCTGTTTCTAGTTTCTACACTTGTCTCCGCCCACTTAAGCAGCAATACGGAGTCGACGCTTGATAAGGACAATTCAAGGCAAATATTTAATGCACATATGACTTCCTAAAGTTAACCAATTAAACGTGTATCATCATGAATTCATTTCAGACACATTGGAGTAGGTAATGGGATTCTTTGTAAGAAGCTGAGTttactttaaagtttaatgttgTAAACCATCTCAAAACATGTAGATTGTGGACTATTATTTAGCAAAACTTAATCGCTTCTTGCAAATTTCAGTTATAGTTTCAGCAAACTGTCAAGCTTCATTGTTAAATAAAACTATACTATATGTATAGGATAAATTTCTAATTGATTTCGTGTcaaaatttaatcaacatttatttaattgaaaatttattaaaattaattttacaaaatcaatagaaattcatacataataaaatttaaattcaaaatactCTACCAAAGCAATTCATTTTATTCTtaaataaacttttaataaatatactATTTGCATGTATTTTTTCATCCACATTATGAGTGTACTATACCATAATAATGTACATATGTCATAGGCTGACCTAAGCCCATGACGATTGTGTATTGAACTTCCATAGGGGATAATTGATTAAATAAGACTTGATTCACTTAAAGTTACGATTTATCAGATTAAAATTCTAACCACGtcacatatttaaaaataatttgctTGTGTTAATTACGTAACTAACCCTGAAACTCACACGATTGTTGGTTTTATTTAACACAAAAGCAATAAGGCCACGCACATCCCACGGTTTTTTCGTCCCTCACCAGCCGACTAAAGTCGAGTCCTTATCcctttttaacttttattttctcGTTGAACCTACATATACCCCTAACTCTCCATCTATTTCAGTATCCTAAAAACCAAATtatcaaaacaaaacaaaaaaaaaaaaaaattgttttcctCTGTCGAAAACCAGAATGTACAACGATAGCTACAAATTTTCCTTTTCATCGCCAAGAGAGAGGATTAAGGAGAAGATGAAATCCTCGATCTCCTGCTTTGGTTGGACGCCATACATTGAAATCTCTGTCGCCATGGGCCAAATAGAGGAGGAGGTGAAGAAGTCAAGGACGCCGAGAACGCCTCACATAAAGGAAAAGTGCAAAAGCTTCATCTCTAGGATTGGGAAAGGAGGGCGTAAGCAATACAACTCCTCGGATTTCAGTTACGACCCCCTGAGCTACGCGCTGAATTTCGAGGATGAGACACACCTAGCCGACAAGCTTCAGAATAACATTATGAACTTTACGTCCCGGCTTCCTCCCACACCTGATAGAGCTCCAGTCATTAAGTCCTTCCAACCGACGCCGGTATCCATAAGAAGAGAACTCTTTGCGCACTGTTGATCAGGAAAAAAACGGTTGTAACGTCGAGTTGTAGTAACCACCCAAACGATAATGCacctaaatataaaattaaaattgtgaAGGTATCTAAGGATTGTcaaatcatgcatgcatattTCCTCCCGTAGTTTTGTATTAAAAAATGTATATTTTAATTTAGacatttactttttatttaatatataaaaagttGTGGGAAATTCACACAGCTTTTATAGATTATGTGAATTTCACCAAGGAAAAATTATATAAAGTCAACACAGATGATGGTTCAACTTGCATCTACATTATCTTAAATCTCTCAATTTATATATCCacccattttattttctttaaagtagtttaattatttaataaaaataaaattaataaaagatataaatacactttaatatataatttgttatttttaaaatttctaatttttagttatttttaatgaatttagtGTCCGATTGACTTATAATATCAACTTAAAACTTAAATATAAAATAGATTAAAAAGtatagaattattgaaagacaTGAACatctatataatatatttttatttttagaatattacattttaattaatttaatgttgACTTATAACATCAACTTAAGAAATAACTTAGATAcagttaattttaaattttggtatttgcaTTTtgcattaaataatttaaaaaatattgtaATGATTACTCGAATGAACCAAAAATCAATCAAGATAAACTAAATCGTTGAATTGAAACAATTTAGGGAGAACTAGTTTGCATGACCTTGGGTTCTCTTGACTTCAATGTTCGCCAACCTCCACTCGATGGAGATGGTTTTCCTTTGTTGTTTGGTGCACTCTCCCCTCCCCTCTCTCAATCTGGGTGACAGCTAAGGTGTTTGAGGGTCTCTTTAGACCGACAGTGAGATTAAAAATAACAGTAACAATGAGATAATTTAATGTAGTAGTGAAACTAAATACAATAACAGTGAGATCAAGAACATTTGTGAAATATATGTTTGGATTCAATTACGATAATGAcagtaaaataaaagtaaaaaataaacataaaggACACTAAATTGagtgtataaatatcatataagtaaaaaaaatgttaaaaccaTATCCATATCaagtaattaaatataaaataaaataattttaatgttaaagaatagttaaaatattaaaattatatattaatgttagaaaattttaaatttctataTTAAAgtaatatatttttcatatatattataGTTTTTTTAATAAACTCGTTATAGGTTTTGATCATATTTACTCTTTTTCACACGATACCTAAAATTATTCATAACTCTCCAAattataaataagaaaataatatactTTAAGACACTTTAATCGATATATCAATACTACTTAAGCTAAGACATAGCTATATTGATGTATACATAAAAGAGAATTACCTATaccttttaaaataattaataaaatataaaattaaaaagtagaaTGATGTTGGAAAAAGAAAACAGATAAAAAGAAGTAAATTAGGCTGAAAATAAGCTCAAATATCTAGTAAAAAGAACTCTAGCAAACTATGAACCATAAATGCGTTTGTATCCCTTAAGTGACGAGTTCCTTCAAGGATCGGGTTAGGGCTCATTAAGACCCATTGCATTtccaaaatataaaaactttttaGTTGTTCCTTGTATATGCGTTTTGACAATTTCTTTAGAGTGAAAATTTCGGaggaaatttaattaaattaaaattaagtttgtATTCTTAATATGAACATTTGTAGGAAATGAAAAATTACGAAATGAGAACAGTTAAAGTCTAGTCCTGCTATGTATTtgtgttcacattcatcactgaTTCTGCTTTTATGAATTCGCTGAAGTTTATCTAATATATGTTGTTGCTTTTGTGGACTTGGAAAAGGAATAGGGAGCAGGAGGCGATCAGTCATTTTCTTGGAAAATTATAGGACCAAATGCCCATGTGATGGGACCGACCGTACTGCAACCATTGAATTGAAGGGCTTTTGAATTGTATGTAACAAATATATACCACAAAAATGCCCTTGCCTCAAAAACAAAaccgtaatatatatatatatatattgcttcaATTCGTATTGTTGCCAAGACATCTATAAATGGCAGTACTTAACGAAGGTCACATTTCATTATGGCACATAAATAGATAAAAGTACGAAGGAGAAGAAGGGATTTAGGCAAGTATTATTTGCAAATTTTACTAGGTATTAGAAGCCTAAAAAgctaaaatgatcataatatGACCGTGAGTTTATTACACAGTAGACTGGAAATATCTTACCATCCTTATTCACAGATATGaagagataaaataataattataatgtaCCAATCTGAAAATGGAATTAATCCTATAAAAAAGTAACAGTAATTTAGTTTCTAAACTTTCTAACAGCGTAGCAAGGCCAGCATATATCACCAAACTGGCGTGCCTCGAACTACGCCATATCTTCAAGATGGCACGATTAAATTACAATCTCGTACTCTGTGTTGCCCTTTTTCTCATATTGAAACCAAAAATCTGTTCCACTTTAAAGCCTATATGGTTGCAAATTCAACGATGTTGTGATTGTCTAACCATTTACATGAACCTCTGCTGCATTACTTATTTGCAAGGACGACAAGGCATGCATTATTTACCTTTACTTCTTCCGTTTGTTCTTCAAGACAGTTGAAGTTGATGGATTGCTATGCCAGTTCCTCTTCCTCTGATTTATGAACCaattgtttatttgttttaattgtaAACCTGTTTCCTGAACCAACTTTGCCTTATCTTCCTCCTGAAAATTTGTTACGTAGATATTTAGATGTAGTTGGAACAGAAATCAAAGCTTTGATACTATTTTGTGCTTTAGAGGTCGGGAGTTGCATATGCTGAGATTCAAATCTCAGACCACTCGCTGCCACCTCTCGGGTTCGGAGTGATACTTACAGTGGGGTATGGCCACTTGGAATGTGACTGCCACCAAGCTTTTAAAACCGAAGTGGTGCCACCAGGAAGTTTTCCTGCCCTTCTCTTTCGCAAAATTTCCTCCCTTATGTCAACAATCTTCTCCTTGTAACCCTGTTAAAGATTCCACAAGTTTGTAAGTAACCTTTAAATCTCAATACGGAAATCTCTACAATTGAGTACCTGTTTGAGTTCATGTTTGAGTTCTTGCCTCACACGCTCCATCAAAGACCTTTCACTCTCTGTTGGAACCAGAGGCCCAAATCCCAATGAATCTGGACCCTCCATACTTCCATCAAACAAATTAGCATCGCTGTCTATTTGCTCTTCATCATCATCCGACATTGTTGCACCTGTTCCTTCCCCTGGAGAAACTCCTGTTCAGACATCCAAAACAGATATCAAAAAACTTTTCCAAGTCTAAGCCAAATTAATGTACAGCGTAATGCAAATTAATATAGACAACTACCTGTTAAGCTCTGTAAAGATTGCTCAATTTCCCAGCAAGCCATAACCGCTTCCATTGCATGGACCCGAACATGTTGTTGCAGTTGCTCTTTAAATGAACATAGCAACAGAACATAATGTGTCTACATAATCCAGGGGAAAAAAGGGTCACTTCTTTTTTAGCTAGTTGCTTAAGTTATTCGTAATTTCATGTGTGCTAGAACAGAGTTGGCAAAGTTCCATAATTTGCAAAACATTTGAGAATGATATAGCAAGATTCAAGATAATTAAGCCTAGAAATATATTTCTTCGAAAAGGGTTTAGAAAGGTGGCAATTCATTATCCATTTATAACTACAAAATAATGAAGACAAAGAAAGATGCGTGGAGAAATAGCACAAGTTTTTCACATTCTTGAGAATGGGGGTTGGGACTTCCCATTCTTGGTTTTGGAAATGTCCCATCCCATTCATCAAATCAAAAAGAAATAAACGACCTATTCATTTATATCATCCTcatattttctcgatttaagtctCATGGCTGCCAACTATTTGTAATCAAAGCTGTCCCACTCAGTTTCTTGATCACAAGATATTTCGTAACAACCACGATTTTATTTTCCTTTGAAACAGGAACAAATTTCCTCTCTAGCTTCCAAAAAGAAACCCCTAATCTATATATGCCTGCAATTCAATTGCAAACTTCGTATTCCAACTTTTTGAATGCACTTGTTAATCAACTTATCTTTATTAAACCAAAATAAGATAAGAGATGATAATAAGTTGTGGAAATGCAGTTGTTAATCAGATATTATCATTCTAAAACTGTGATTTTATAGCTAAGAACCACCGTTGTTatgtcaaaattttcttttcacaaAGAAGAAAAAATGGACAATATACATTTATCTTTATACAATCTGAATAATGGTTGCATGAACATGGTCATGGCAAAAGGAAGGTTTCTGAAAGATTTGGTTCGGAAAATTCAGATAGCCTTAAATAGCAACGATTATGGAGAAGTCAGAGATGCAGTTAATCTTCTAATTTCTCCACCCAAGTGCCAAGGATAATTTTAAGGGGAATTATCAAAACTGGCAGTGGAAACAATAACAGTATAACAGttcaaattttaaagaaaaagtaGGAAAAGTAGTATAATAGTTTGCAGGTACGAGTAATAGTAGGGGAGCATACCATGAACTGATCGAGCTCTTTGTCATCACCAACCAAGCCTTGGGCCCCACCACCCAGAGCCGAGTACTTAGCCACCACATGCTGTGACTGAGCCAGCTGAGAGTCGATCCGGGGTAGCTGATCCACAGGCGTGGCGATCCTCAGGCACGCCACGTGTGCAGACAATAGTTGCTCGTACAACGGGTGGGCTAGTACCTCCGCCTTGTACCTTGCATTCTGCCAATTCACAGCCCCATCACCTCCGCCTCCGCTTTCCACTGCTACACCTTCGCTCTTGTTGTTGTTATTCATTGACTCGCTGTTGCTGCTCTTCAATTCTCCCGGTTCCACGGCGACCATGGTTTCCCTACCAACTCCTCCTCCTGCTGCTGCCACCGCTGCCACGTCGTCGACGACGCCACTGTGGTTACGTTGAAGAAGCGAAGAGGATGAAGGGGAGAGCCACTGGTTGGGAGCTTGGGAAGCCGAGGTTGACTCGGAAGCGGTTGTAGCAGTATGGAGGTTAAGGAAGTTAGGGTCTGAGAAGTGAGCATGGGGTTGCGGTGGTTGAGACTCCTGCTGGGAACGGAGGAGAGCCGTGTTTAACCAATTGGGAGCTGTGGTTTCCGGTAGTTGGTTCGTTTGTTGTTGTTGGAAGGTGAAGTGATGAAGAGGAAGGTCTTGAGAAAGATGGTTGGGGTGAAACGCCATGTAACCCTCTTTACCTTCTTTCTTGTTTCTTTCTATAAAACGTATTCGAAAGAGAGATACGATGAAGAAGCTGATGAAGACGACGATGATTAAATACTCATGGCCTGATTAattgagagaaagagagaaagggTGGAAAATATTATAATCTCTTTTAAGAGTCTCGAGTTGTGGAGTTAAAGAGATATTTTTGTCATTCCTACTTCCTAGAGAGGGTATTGGAGAGCAAACAAAGGTGATGGATTCAAGGATATATATTATAAAGGCTTAAGAGAAATGAGGGAGTTTATAAGTGTTAGTTGCTATAAGAAACGTGGTAAAGATCATAAGAGTTCACATGAAGCGATAGAGAGAGAAACTCATAGAAGAGAAGGAGACAGAAAGCTGTTTCTGAAAGAAGTGGTTTTCAGGTGAAGCtattggcttttttttttttttatgaaaatggtGGAGGAGGTTTATTATGAGAGCGAGGGAGCGGGTAGGGGAGGGGACCATTTTCATTTtcagtttatttatttttttcgaaTACACCATTTCATTGTAATAATAAAAACTACAGCGAAATAACACAGGTGTCCCATACAAAAATCACTAATCCAACCACACCAAGGTGAGAAAACCAGTTGAGGACTTCAGTCCCATACAGGACAAAGATCTGAAGGGTTAGTAAACCCTATCACTTTATGATGCAAAAAATAGATATCTATTGCTTGAATCATGTCTCCCCATCGACAAGAGCAAAGAGAAATCTCAGTATGATACATTGGCGGTTATCATCAATGTGAATAGAATCTTGATGCGGCATGCCTCTTTCCAAATCTTTGGCTTTGTAGCCGTAGAAACATCTTTGAACGTACAACAACAAATGCAATAGACATCTAAAAAATTTGAATCCCTACGAACTCAATTAACAAAATCACAAGTAAACACGAATGGTCAAGGACTACGAACTCAATTAACAAAGGCCAAAAGCCACCTCCATGTGGGGCCTGGTTAAGGCCAAACCCATGGCCGAAACTTCACTCCAAAAGATCGTGCCCCTTCATGCTGGAAAATGACCGATGACGGATAACGTGGTAAAATGCAAAATCAACCGTAGAGATGACGACCGATTGCTTAACctctataaatattattatttctaagTTGTTGAATTAGACATATGATTCGATATTACCTCATACaagaattattattttgatgCTCTATTTTTTCATATAATTACAATTTATTATTGTTAACAATCTCAatttttacaatatttattttttattagatGCTACTTGATTGAATATACCTAATtacttatattatttttaaactaaaattaaatctTATGTGGTATTTAACTCTAATACTAATTAGGTGATAATTAATATGTTTGAGTTCTATTcaatttaactttattttatatgaataaaATTAGTACAAAATTCAAAGGtaaaaattttttaataatgcggtatatttgtttttaattaataattgtaaaataaattataactataattatcacaacttTTTCTTATATGTTATGCTTAGAGTTTTATTCTAGGAATAAttctatttcaaaattaataagactttttaaataattactacaaattcaattataattatttttaaatgtgtaactatcacaatttttattttacatcaatttttaattaataattttaaattaaatattataaattatttaaatgtcaATTTAATAACATGATGGAAAATAAATGATATTTTAATCGGTTTAAAAGCTTTTCCAAACTCTcgtttatataaattataaatagattATTACacttttttattactttttaatgtgattttgttgtagGGAAAACTTTTTGGAAATGTATATGTTAATAATTCTTTTAGTTTTAGAATAATGTTAGCTTGTtagaaaaacaaaagaatattGTTCTTTTTCTTTCCAAGCTTTGAAAATATACTCCTCTTATTCCAAATGTACAATATTA is part of the Gossypium arboreum isolate Shixiya-1 chromosome 5, ASM2569848v2, whole genome shotgun sequence genome and harbors:
- the LOC108471509 gene encoding uncharacterized protein LOC108471509; protein product: MYNDSYKFSFSSPRERIKEKMKSSISCFGWTPYIEISVAMGQIEEEVKKSRTPRTPHIKEKCKSFISRIGKGGRKQYNSSDFSYDPLSYALNFEDETHLADKLQNNIMNFTSRLPPTPDRAPVIKSFQPTPVSIRRELFAHC
- the LOC108470698 gene encoding homeobox protein knotted-1-like 3, with the translated sequence MAFHPNHLSQDLPLHHFTFQQQQTNQLPETTAPNWLNTALLRSQQESQPPQPHAHFSDPNFLNLHTATTASESTSASQAPNQWLSPSSSSLLQRNHSGVVDDVAAVAAAGGGVGRETMVAVEPGELKSSNSESMNNNNKSEGVAVESGGGGDGAVNWQNARYKAEVLAHPLYEQLLSAHVACLRIATPVDQLPRIDSQLAQSQHVVAKYSALGGGAQGLVGDDKELDQFMTHYVLLLCSFKEQLQQHVRVHAMEAVMACWEIEQSLQSLTGVSPGEGTGATMSDDDEEQIDSDANLFDGSMEGPDSLGFGPLVPTESERSLMERVRQELKHELKQGYKEKIVDIREEILRKRRAGKLPGGTTSVLKAWWQSHSKWPYPTEEDKAKLVQETGLQLKQINNWFINQRKRNWHSNPSTSTVLKNKRKK